CCGCTGAGTTGCTGGCCAACTCCGCCGGCGGGGCGGTTTCCACCCGCCAGATCACCCAGCTGGCCGGAGTTACGGCGCCGACCCTCTATCACCACTTCGGTGACAAGGAGGGTCTGTTCGACGCCGTCGTCGCGGCAGGTTTTGAAGAGTACGTGGCGGGCGAACGCGACTTCGCACCGTCCGGACAGCCGCTGGAAGATATCCGGCGGATGTGGGACAACCATGTGCAGTTCGGGCTCAAGCAGCCGGAACTGTACCTGGTCATGTTTGGCAATATCCGCCCGGAAAGCCGCCCGGCCGTCGTCGCTGACGCCGAGGGCCTGATGGAGGAAATGCTGAACAAGGCCGCCGTCGCCGGCCAACTCAACGTCCCTCCGCGGGAAGCGGCCAGGAGTATCCTGGCTGCCAACGTCGGTGTGACGCTCATGCTGATCACGGAAAAGGCGCCCGAGCGCAACCTCGAGCTGTCCACCATGACCCGCGACGCCATGATCTTTGCGGTGTCCTCGGACCAGGCCAAGAACAGCGGCCCTGAAGAGTCCGGGAAATCGTCAGTGGTTGTGGCGGCGATCGCCCTGAACGCGGCACTGCAGGCATCGCACTCAGACCAGCTCTCCAGCTCGGAACTCAAGCTCTTCCTCGAATGGCTCCACCGGATCTCCACCAGCTCCACCAGCTAGCTTTCGCGAAATCATCGGACCATCCTGCGGTGCAGCAGGAATGACGGTTAGGAAATCACATGGCAACAGAGACAGTTGCGAAACCCCGCACCAGCGTGCGTGTTGGCGTCCAGAAGTTCGGGACTTTCCTGTCCGGAATGATCATGCCCAACATCGGTGCCTTCATCGCCTGGGGCATCATTACGGCGCTGTTCATCCCGGCGGGCTTCCTGCCGAATGAGGAGCTCGCCAAACTTGTCGGGCCCATGATCACGTACCTGTTGCCGCTCCTGATCGGCTACACCGGCGGCCGGATGGTCTACGGCGTGCGCGGCGGCGTCGTGGGTGCCGTGGCCACCACGGGCGTCATCGTCGGCACCGACATCCCCATGTTCATCGGCGCCATGATGCTCGGCCCCCTCACGGCCTGGCTCATGAAGAAGGTCGACAAGATCTGGGAAGGCCGGGTCAAGCCGGGGTTCGAAATGCTGATCGACAACTTCTCGGCCGGCATCCTTTCCGCCGGCATGGCGGTGGTGGGCATGCTGGTGATCGGCCCGGTAGTGAAGGCCTTCAGTGACGGTGCCAGCCGCGTGGTCGAATTCCTGGTTATCAACGGACTGCTGCCCTTTACCAGCATCTTTATTGAGCCCGCAAAGGTCCTGTTCCTGAACAACGCCGTCAACCACGGCATCCTCACCCCGCTCGGCACACAACAGGCGCTCGAGCAGGGCAAGTCCATCCTCTTCCTCCTCGAAGCCAACCCCGGTCCGGGCTTCGGAATCCTGCTCGCCTACTCGATCTTCGGCACCGGCCTGGCCAAGGCGTCCGCGCCGGGCGCAGCGGTGATCCAGTTCGTCGGCGGCATCCATGAGATCTACTTCCCGTTCGTGCTCATGAAGCCGATCATGATCCTCGCCGCAATCGGCGGCGGCATGACCGGGATCTTCACCCTCGTGGTCACCGGCGCCGGGCTCCGCTCGCCGGCAGCCCCGGGCAGCATTATCGCCGTCTACGCGGCAACCGCACGCGACAGCTATGTCGGTGTGACCCTTTCCGTACTGTTCGCCACCACCGTGTCGTTCCTCATCGCCTCGGTGATCCTGAAGACCAGCAAGACCCCCGTGGGCGCCAGCGAGGAAGAGGCCCTCGGCGCTGCCACCGTCCGGATGGAGGAAATGAAGGGCAAGAAGAGCTCGGTGTCCTCCATGCTCGCGGGTTCCGGTGCTGCCGCCGGCGGCGGCGTCGCAGTCCTCGCCGGACCGGTCAAGAACATCGTTTTCGCCTGCGACGCCGGTATGGGCTCCAGCGCAATGGGCGCCTCGGTGTTGCGGAACAAGATCAAGGCGGCCGGCTTCCCGGAGGTCAAGGTCACCAATTCCGCGATAGCGAACCTCAGCGACACGTACGACGTCGTCATCACGCACCAGGACCTGACCGAGCGCGCCAAGCCCGTCACCGCCAGCGCCGTGCACGTGTCCGTGGACAACTTCATGAACAGCCCGCGCTACGACGAGATCGTTGAGCTGGTCCGTACCAGCAACATGGAGGGCGGGCCCGCTGCTGCCGCCGTCGTCGAAACGCTGGAAGCTCCCGAGGAAACCGGCCCCGCCGGTATCCTGGTGGCGGAAAGCGTTGTCCTCAACGGCACGGCCACCAGCCGCGACGCCGCCATCGACGAGGCCGGCCGGCTCCTGCTGGACCGCGGCGCCGTCGACGCCGGATACCTGGACGCCATGCACGAACGCGAGGAGTCCGTGTCCACCTACATGGGCAGCTTCCTCGCCATCCCGCACGGCACCAACGCCGCCAAGGACCACATCATGAAATCCGCGGTCTCCGTGGTCCGCTACCCCGACGGCATCGACTGGAACGGCAAGGAAGTGAAGTTCGTGGTCGGCGTCGCAGGCATCAACAACGAACACCTGCACATCCTGTCCTCCATCGCCAAGGTCTTCACCAACAAGGCGCAGGTGGCACAGCTTGAGGCGGCCACCACGGTCGAGGAAGTCCTGGACCTGTTCGGAAAGGTCAATTCATAGTGAAGGCCGTCCATTTCGGGGCAGGAAACATCGGGCGCGGATTCGTCGGGCTGCTGCTGCACGAAGCGGGGTACGAGGTGGTGTTCGCGGATGTCGCGGACGCCCTGATCACCCAGCTGGCAGCCGCAGACAGCTACCAGGTCCACGAGGTGGGGGAGCACCCCACCGTCCGGACCGTGGAGAACTTCCGCGCGCTGAACTCCAGCAGCCAGGAAGCGGACGTCATCGCGGAGATCACGACGGCGGACGTGGTCACCACCGCGGTGGGGCCGCACATCCTCAAATTCGTGGCTCCGGTGATCGCCAAGGGGATCGCCGCCCGGGCTGCCGGGCTCGCCCCGCTGCAGGTGATGGCGTGCGAGAACGCCATCAATGCCACGGACATCCTGAAGTCCGAGGTGGCGGCCCAATGGGACGCTGCCGCGGGGTCCCTTGAGGACAAAGCGGTCTTCGCGAACACGGCCGTGGACCGGATCGTGCCGAACCAGGAGGCGGGGCAAGGCCTGGACGTCACGGTGGAGAACTTCTACGAATGGGTCATCGACAGGACCCCGTTCGCGGGCAATCCGCCGGTGATTCCGGGCGCGACCTTCGTGGATGAGCTGGAGCCGTACATCGAGCGGAAACTGTTCACCGTGAACACCGGGCACGCCGCCGCAGCGTACTTCGGCTTCGAGGCCGGCCTGGAGAAGATTTCCGAGGCCATGGCCGACCAGGACGTCGCCGCGGATGTCCGCGCCGTCCTGGATGAAACCAAAGAGCTACTGGTAGCAAAGCATGGATTCAACCGCGACGAGCAGGAGGCCTACGTCCAGAAGATCCTGGGCCGCTTCTCCAACCCGCACCTGCCGGACACCGTGAACCGGGTGGGCCGGGCGCCGCTGCGCAAGCTCAGCCGGCACGAACGCTTTATCGGTCCGGCCGCGGAGCTGGCCGAACGCGGGATTGTCCCGGAGGCCCTGCTGGGCGCGATCGCCGCCGCCCTGCGCTTCAACGACCCGGCCGATGCCGAAGCGGTGGAGCTCGGGCAGATCCTGGCATCCTCGACTGCGGAGGAGGCCACAGCAAAGATCACGGGCCTGGCCCCGGACCACCCGCTGTTCCCGGCCGTCGCCGCCCTGGTCGAGGAGGCCAGGACTGCCGCCTAGTCCGTTTAATCGCCGAAGCCTAGCCGCCGACGCCGGAGCTCGCCCGAGTTCCGGCGTCGGCGTGTTTAAGCCCCCGTCGAGGTGACAGTTGACGCCCATGCGCCGCGAGATCACGGGCGCCAACTGTCACCTCGACGGTGGAACAGGCAACCGCCCTCTTGACCATTAGGCAGCCTAACAGTTAGGCTACCTAACTATGAACGTCAGTGAACCGGCCGACCCGGGCCTCGTCGCCCTCGCCCAGGACTTCCGCGAGGCCCTCCGCCACAGCATCTACCTCGTCCGCCGCCTGGACGCCGACGGCGAACTCAGCGCCGCCCAGCTGAGCACCCTCAAAATGCTGATGGAGGGCGGACCCACTTCCCGTGAGCCCAGCGGCGTGCGGGTCGGCGACATTGCCCGGAACCTCGGCGTCAAGGTGCCCAGTGCCACCGAGCAGATCATCAAGCTCGAGCGCGCCGGCCTCGCCCGCCGGGAACCGGACCCCCACGACGCCCGCGCCGTCCGTGTGGCCCTCACGGAAGCCGGCCTCGCCGCCGTAGATGCCGCCAACGAGCGCCGCAATGCCGTCATGGCCGGCATCCTCTCGTCCCTTTCGGGCGTCGACCGTGCCGCCCTCGCGGCCGCCCTCCCGGTCATCGGCAAGATCAACGCGACGCTTCAGGCCTGATACCCAACCGAAAATCCCACAACTTAGATCCCATGAATTAGGAGTGCAACTATGCACGGCCAGCCCGCCGACACCCTGCCGGCAGCGGAAAAGACCCTCGAGGCTGAGAAGGCCTCACTACTCAAACAGCCCAAGGCGGTGTGGGCGACTGCTCTCGCAGCGGTGTTCGCCTTCATGGGCATCGGCCTGGTGGACCCCATCCTGCCGGCGATCGCCAAGAACCTGGACGCCTCGCCGAGCCAGGTCTCACTGCTTTTCACGAGCTACTTCCTGGTCACCGCCGTCGCCATGCTGATCACAGGCTACGTCTCGTCCCGGATCGGCGGGAAACGGACCCTGCTGATCGGACTGGCGGTAATAGTCGTGTTTGCCTCGCTCTCCGGCACCTCGGGCAGCGTGGCCGAGCTCATCGGCTTCCGGGCCGGCTGGGGGCTCGGCAATGCCCTCTTTGTGGCCACGGCGCTGGCCGTGATTGTCGGCGTCGCGAGCGGCGGCGCCGGCACGGCGATCATCCTCTACGAGGCCGCCCTCGGCCTGGGCATCTCCCTCGGCCCGCTCCTGGGCGCACTCCTGGGCGGCTGGCAGTGGCGCGCGCCGTTCTTCGGCACCGCCGTGCTGATGGCCTCGGCGTTCATCGCGCTGATCACCCTGCTGCCCAAGACCCCGCTGCCTGAGCGGAAGGTCCGGCTCCGGGATCCCCTCCTCGCGCTGGGGCACAAGGGACTCAGGACGACGGCGGCCAGCGGCCTGTTCTACAACTACGGCTTCTTCACCGTCCTCGCCTTCACGCCCTTTATCCTGGGCATGGACGCCTACGGGATCGGCGGAGTGTTCTTTGGCTGGGGCGTCGCCGTCGCCGTCTTCTCCGTGTTTGCCGCCCCCGTGCTGCAGAACCGCTTCGGGGCCGTCCGGGTCCTCACCGGCACCCTGACCCTGCTGATGCTGGACCTGGCGGGCCTGGGACTGGCCGCCGGGCACTCGGTGCCCGCCGTCGTCGTGCTGGTGGTGATTTCCGGGGCGCTCCTGGGCATCAACAACACCATCTACACGGAGCTGGCCATGGGTGTTTCGGATTCGCCGCGGCCCGTGGCCTCTGCCGGGTACAACTTTGTGCGTTGGATGGGCGGCGCCCTGGCTCCGTTTGCCGCCGCGCAGCTGGGCGAGCACTTCGGCCCGCAGGTGCCCTTCTTTGCGGGCGCGCTGGCCATGGTGGCGGCCATTGCCGTGGTCCTCGGCGGACGACGCTACCTGACCGCGCACGAGCCCCACATGGTCTAGCTGACGCGCCGGGTGCCCAACCCGCCGAGGTGACAGTTAATGCCCATGTTCCCGCGGAACATGGGCATTAGCTGTCACCTCGGCAGGCGGAAGGAGGGCAGTGCGGCTCAGGCCGTCGCGGAAGCCTTCGCGGAACCCTTCGGGACGAAAAGGGTCTCGGCGTGCTCCAGGGACATGCCGTTGGTCTCCGGCACCTTGAACTTCACGAAGAAGAACGACGCCGCCGCGAACGTGGCGTACATGGCGTAGGTCAGGGGCAGCGAAGCCGCCGCCATGACCGGGAAGCTCAGGGTGATGGCGAAGTTGGCGATCCACTGGGCGGCCGCGGCCAGGCCCAGGGCGCGGGCGCGGATCCGGGACGGGAAGATC
This DNA window, taken from Pseudarthrobacter sp. ATCC 49987, encodes the following:
- a CDS encoding PTS mannitol transporter subunit IICBA; the encoded protein is MATETVAKPRTSVRVGVQKFGTFLSGMIMPNIGAFIAWGIITALFIPAGFLPNEELAKLVGPMITYLLPLLIGYTGGRMVYGVRGGVVGAVATTGVIVGTDIPMFIGAMMLGPLTAWLMKKVDKIWEGRVKPGFEMLIDNFSAGILSAGMAVVGMLVIGPVVKAFSDGASRVVEFLVINGLLPFTSIFIEPAKVLFLNNAVNHGILTPLGTQQALEQGKSILFLLEANPGPGFGILLAYSIFGTGLAKASAPGAAVIQFVGGIHEIYFPFVLMKPIMILAAIGGGMTGIFTLVVTGAGLRSPAAPGSIIAVYAATARDSYVGVTLSVLFATTVSFLIASVILKTSKTPVGASEEEALGAATVRMEEMKGKKSSVSSMLAGSGAAAGGGVAVLAGPVKNIVFACDAGMGSSAMGASVLRNKIKAAGFPEVKVTNSAIANLSDTYDVVITHQDLTERAKPVTASAVHVSVDNFMNSPRYDEIVELVRTSNMEGGPAAAAVVETLEAPEETGPAGILVAESVVLNGTATSRDAAIDEAGRLLLDRGAVDAGYLDAMHEREESVSTYMGSFLAIPHGTNAAKDHIMKSAVSVVRYPDGIDWNGKEVKFVVGVAGINNEHLHILSSIAKVFTNKAQVAQLEAATTVEEVLDLFGKVNS
- a CDS encoding mannitol-1-phosphate 5-dehydrogenase, translated to MKAVHFGAGNIGRGFVGLLLHEAGYEVVFADVADALITQLAAADSYQVHEVGEHPTVRTVENFRALNSSSQEADVIAEITTADVVTTAVGPHILKFVAPVIAKGIAARAAGLAPLQVMACENAINATDILKSEVAAQWDAAAGSLEDKAVFANTAVDRIVPNQEAGQGLDVTVENFYEWVIDRTPFAGNPPVIPGATFVDELEPYIERKLFTVNTGHAAAAYFGFEAGLEKISEAMADQDVAADVRAVLDETKELLVAKHGFNRDEQEAYVQKILGRFSNPHLPDTVNRVGRAPLRKLSRHERFIGPAAELAERGIVPEALLGAIAAALRFNDPADAEAVELGQILASSTAEEATAKITGLAPDHPLFPAVAALVEEARTAA
- a CDS encoding MarR family winged helix-turn-helix transcriptional regulator is translated as MNVSEPADPGLVALAQDFREALRHSIYLVRRLDADGELSAAQLSTLKMLMEGGPTSREPSGVRVGDIARNLGVKVPSATEQIIKLERAGLARREPDPHDARAVRVALTEAGLAAVDAANERRNAVMAGILSSLSGVDRAALAAALPVIGKINATLQA
- a CDS encoding MFS transporter; translated protein: MHGQPADTLPAAEKTLEAEKASLLKQPKAVWATALAAVFAFMGIGLVDPILPAIAKNLDASPSQVSLLFTSYFLVTAVAMLITGYVSSRIGGKRTLLIGLAVIVVFASLSGTSGSVAELIGFRAGWGLGNALFVATALAVIVGVASGGAGTAIILYEAALGLGISLGPLLGALLGGWQWRAPFFGTAVLMASAFIALITLLPKTPLPERKVRLRDPLLALGHKGLRTTAASGLFYNYGFFTVLAFTPFILGMDAYGIGGVFFGWGVAVAVFSVFAAPVLQNRFGAVRVLTGTLTLLMLDLAGLGLAAGHSVPAVVVLVVISGALLGINNTIYTELAMGVSDSPRPVASAGYNFVRWMGGALAPFAAAQLGEHFGPQVPFFAGALAMVAAIAVVLGGRRYLTAHEPHMV
- a CDS encoding TetR/AcrR family transcriptional regulator translates to MSLDGQFPPKTRLLRAAAELLANSAGGAVSTRQITQLAGVTAPTLYHHFGDKEGLFDAVVAAGFEEYVAGERDFAPSGQPLEDIRRMWDNHVQFGLKQPELYLVMFGNIRPESRPAVVADAEGLMEEMLNKAAVAGQLNVPPREAARSILAANVGVTLMLITEKAPERNLELSTMTRDAMIFAVSSDQAKNSGPEESGKSSVVVAAIALNAALQASHSDQLSSSELKLFLEWLHRISTSSTS